A single window of Nicotiana sylvestris chromosome 3, ASM39365v2, whole genome shotgun sequence DNA harbors:
- the LOC104222796 gene encoding pentatricopeptide repeat-containing protein At1g63330-like: protein MGLGLLPRNSSFNLLFNHLHELGLERSLCRKYYGSSSVQLLYDSDKAVIPIRRSHSCKGRKLYSVVVRVCKSLSWEVAKEIPFKKAMKKYGLSHSINAFSAMVHIFVFAGMDREVYALLKDIVFNFENTGIDLRNVIHIALHSSPNNATSSTVLADVLIKVFAANTMLDHVIDVVNQLKKIGLEPSIYSCNFLLKCLAEASQKENLVKLFEAMKKFGPSPNVRTYTIMMNFYCTYYPGQQTGVDIKEAYKILKEMWEKQINPSASTYSVWVHGLCRIGCPDVAWKFIRKLRYENQPLNSYCYNAIIYGFFAEGEVSKAISVFEEMRSFGITPDVCSYSILIGGFCKFYSIDRALCFIQDMQDNNIKPNPISYSSILKGLCNIGAAKIAKDFLHDLKNSGCKVEQRAYNILINGFCAQGDLSSAHELLEEMISSSFAPDASIYKRLIRASCHMGSVDTALKYRNMMVREGFLPDSITCHFIVKQYCTEGRVMEALHLIDEMIDQGIVPNLYTYNVVINHLCKDENTEEKEGRLQEALHLIDEMVDQGIVPDLYTYNVVIHQLCKDINPKKALELITVMLQRDMFPNVMILNTLIDGFVKQSNFKKAGMFYRGMLKLEITPDITTYTILIDMLCKRGKVRKHYRRRKVKKAYKLFRKMIREGLNPDNICYTSMIAGLCEIEDVKNACALFRDMQKRELLPTVVTYTCLIDAFSKVDQMDEAKKLLKLMVRQNIPPDVKTYSCLIDKFCKLHRMDEAERLFDRMRKENISPDVITYKIMILGYEMVGNTDLAYEMTDEMQRLFNIPGDSI from the coding sequence ATGGGACTAGGTTTGTTACCAAGAAACTCTTCCTTCAACCTGTTATTCAACCATTTACATGAATTGGGTTTAGAAAGAAGCCTTTGCAGAAAGTATTATGGTTCTTCTTCAGTACAGTTATTGTATGATTCTGATAAAGCTGTTATTCCGATAAGAAGATCACATAGCTGCAAAGGTCGCAAGCTTTATTCAGTTGTAGTGAGAGTATGCAAGTCTTTGAGTTGGGAAGTTGCAAAAGAAATCCCTTTTAAAAAAGCTATGAAAAAGTATGGCTTGTCTCATTCGATAAACGCCTTTAGCGCGATGGTACATATTTTTGTGTTTGCAGGGATGGATAGAGAAGTGTATGCTTTGCTCAAAGATATTGTTTTCAACTTTGAGAACACTGGTATTGACTTGCGTAATGTAATCCACATTGCTCTGCATTCATCACCTAATAATGCTACAAGTTCAACTGTTCTAGCTGATGTACTTATCAAGGTGTTTGCTGCAAATACTATGCTTGATCATGTTATTGACGTTGTTAATCAGCTCAAGAAAATTGGGCTTGAACCGAGTATTTATTCGTGTAATTTCTTACTGAAATGCTTGGCAGAAGCAAGCCAAAAGGAGAATCTTGTAAAACTATTTGAGGCAATGAAGAAATTTGGACCATCACCTAATGTGAGGACATACACAATCATGATGAACTTCTACTGCACATATTATCCAGGGCAACAGACCGGCGTAGATATAAAAGAAGCCTACAAAATTCTGAAAGAAATGTGGGAAAAACAGATCAATCCTTCTGCTTCAACATATAGTGTATGGGTCCATGGACTTTGTAGAATTGGATGTCCTGATGTTGCTTGGAAATTCATTCGGAAGCTGAGATATGAGAACCAACCTCTGAATTCTTACTGCTACAATGCTATTATTTACGGATTCTTTGCTGAGGGTGAAGTAAGTAAAGCTATAAGCGTTTTCGAAGAAATGAGGAGTTTTGGAATAACACCAGATGTCTGTAGCTATAGCATTCTAATCGGTGGGTTCTGCAAATTCTACAGTATTGATAGAGCATTGTGTTTTATTCAGGATATGCAAGATAATAACATCAAGCCTAACCCAATTAGCTATAGCTCAATTCTTAAGGGTTTGTGCAACATTGGAGCAGCGAAAATCGCCAAAGATTTTCTTCATGACCTTAAGAACTCTGGATGCAAAGTTGAGCAACGTGCTTACAACATCTTAATTAATGGATTTTGTGCTCAAGGAGATCTGAGTTCAGCCCATGAGCTACTGGAGGAGATGATCAGCAGTAGCTTTGCTCCAGATGCTTCAATTTATAAGAGATTAATTCGTGCTTCCTGCCACATGGGGTCTGTTGATACAGCGTTGAAGtaccgaaatatgatggtacgaGAAGGTTTCCTGCCTGATTCCATTACCTGCCATTTTATTGTTAAGCAGTACTGTACTGAAGGGCGTGTGATGGAAGCTTTGCACCTGATTGATGAAATGATAGATCAAGGCATCGTCCCCAACTTGTATACCTATAATGTAGTCATTAACCACTTGTGCAAAGATGAAAACACAGAAGAGAAAGAAGGGCGTTTGCAGGAAGCTTTGCATCTAATTGATGAAATGGTGGACCAAGGGATCGTCCCAGACTTGTATACCTATAATGTAGTCATTCACCAATTGTGCAAAGATATAAACCCAAAGAAAGCGTTGGAGTTAATCACAGTGATGCTTCAGAGGGACATGTTTCCCAATGTTATGATTCTTAATACTCTTATCGATGGATTTGTTAAACAGTCCAATTTTAAGAAGGCTGGTATGTTTTACAGGGGAATGCTAAAGCTTGAGATTACTCCTGACATCACCACATATACAATTCTTATTGACATGTTATGCAAGCGGGGAAAAGTGAGAAAGCACTACAGACGGAGAAAAGTGAAAAAAGCCTACAAATTATTTAGGAAAATGATCAGGGAGGGTTTGAATCCCGATAACATCTGTTACACCTCCATGATCGCTGGCCTTTGTGAAATTGAAGATGTGAAAAACGCTTGTGCTTTGTTCCGCGACATGCAAAAAAGAGAACTCTTGCCTACTGTTGTTACCTATACTTGCCTCATTGATGCATTTTCCAAGGTAGATCAGATGGACGAGGCCAAGAAGTTGCTAAAATTGATGGTAAGACAGAATATTCCTCCTGATGTCAAGACTTATAGTTGCCTCATTGATAAATTTTGCAAGTTACATCGAATGGATGAGGCCGAGAGGTTGTTTGATAGAATGAGAAAAGAAAACATCTCTCCTGATGTCATCACTTATAAAATAATGATTCTGGGATATGAAATGGTTGGAAATACTGATCTAGCTTATGAGATGACTGATGAGATGCAGAGATTATTTAACATTCCGGGCGATAGTATTTGA